From Bacillota bacterium:
CCGCTTTGAGAGATCAGGGCAACCGAACCGGCCGCCGGCCGGGGGAGGCGGGTATCGGGGAGAAAGAGCGTATCGAGGCCGTGGGCGGGGTTGAGGACGCCCAGGGTGTTGGGGCCCAGGACGCGGGTGCGCGTCCCCCGGATCGCCTCTTTGATTTCCGCCTCGAGCTTGCGCCCCTCCTCTCCCGTCTCCCCGAAGCCGCCGGCGATGGGGATGACGGCTCCCACTCCTTTGACGACGCACTCCCGGACCAGGGACGGCACAGTGGCGGCGGGGGTAGTCAACACGGCCAGGTCGACGGGCTCGGGAAGGGACGTGACCGAGGGCCAGACGGGGTGGTCCAGGATCCGCGTGGCGGTCGGGTGGACAGGATAGACCGTTGCCCGGCTCTTCAGCAGGTGGCGGAAGACGATGTGCCCAATTTTGTCGGGGTTGGGCGAGGCTCCCACCGCGGCAACGGAGCGTGGGGTGAGAAGCGAGTCGATCAGCATCCCATGCCCCCCTCTTGCTTGCGGGGGTAGCCAGAAAGCTTATCAATAAGCCGGCTTCCCGGGCTTCATTTTACCAGAGGCGGAAGTCACGGAATCAGGGGAGTGGATGGCGATGCAGACGGCGACGGACGAAGTGTTGCAGCGGGTGGCCGATACGATCCGTGCCCTTTCGGTTGACGCCATCGAGTCGGCCCGTTCGGGGCATCCCGGGCTGCCGCTGGGGTGTGCCGAGATCGGGGCGCTCTTGTTCACCGAGTTCTTGCGGCACGACCCGCAATGGCCGCAGTGGCCGGACCGGGATCGGTTCGTGCTCTCGGCGGGGCACGGTTCCATGCTGCTGTACAGCCTGCTGCACCTGACGGGGTATGCGCTGCCCATGGAGGAGCTAGAGCGCTTCCGCCAGCTTCACTCCATGACTCCCGGGCACCCGGAGTTCGGGTGCGCGCCGGGCGTGGAGACGACCACAGGGCCGCTCGGGCAGGGCTTCGGCAATGCCGTCGGGATGGCGCTGGCCGAAGCCATGCTGGAGGCGGCGTTCAACCGGCCAGGAGCGGCCGTGGTGAACCACCGCACGTGGGTGCTGGCCGGCGACGGCGACATGATGGAGGGGGTCTCGGGCGAGGCGGCGTCGCTGGCCGGGCACCTGAGGCTGGGCAAGCTCAAGGTCATCTACGACCAGAACCGGATCTCCATCGAGGGCTCCACCGAGCTTGCCTTCACCGAGGACGTGGCGCGGCGCTTCGAAGCGTACGGGTGGCGGGTCACGGCGGTGGACGGCCACGACCTCGGCGCGCTCAGGGAGGCGTTCGGGTGGGCCATTGCCGACGACTCGAGGCCGACCCTCATCGTCGCGCGCACCCACCTCGCGTTCAAGAGCCCGAAGCAAGACCAGGCCGAGGCCCACGGCGCGCCCCTTGGGCCGGAGGCGGCCGCGGCGCTCAAGGACCGGATCGGCTTTCCGAAGGAACAGCCGTTTCACGTGCCTGCGGACGTGCGGCGGTTCTTCGAGGCCCGGCGGCCCCGGTGGGCCCAGGCGAGCCGGGTGTGGGCCGAGCAATGGGAGGCGTGGTCCCGGGCGCATCCGGAGCTGCGGCGGCGGTGGGACGAGGCGATGGCCCTGGAGCTTCCGCGGGATCTCGAGGCCGCTCTGCCCGAGTTTGCGCCCGGCAAGGCAATCGCCACCCGGACCGCCGGCGGCAAGATCCTGCAGGCGCTGGCGCAGCGGATCCCCTACCTGGTGGGGGGGTCGGCCGACCTGGCGCCGTCCACCCGCACGTACCTGGACGGGATGGGGTCGGTGGGGCCGGGGGAGTTCGGCGGGCGCAATTTGCACTTCGGGGTGCGGGAGCACGCCATGGGAGCCATCCTCAACGGGCTGAGCCTGCACGGCGGGTGGCGCCCGTTCGGCAGCACGTTTCTGGTCTTCTCCGACTACATGAGGCCGCCCATACGCCTCGCCGCCATGATGCGCCAGCCGGTCATCTTCGTCTTCACCCACGATTCGGTTTACGTCGGGGAAGACGGGCCGACGCACCAGCCCGTGGAGCACCTGGAGGCTCTGCGGGCGATTCCGGGCCTCGAGGTGTGGAGGCCGGCGGACGCCGCGGAGACGAAGGAGGCCTACCTGGCCGCGCTGGCGCGCCGCGACGGCCCCTCGGCCCTGGTGCTGACGCGGCAGGACGTGCCGGTGCTGGAGATCGAGGGGGATCGTGCGGATGCACGCCGGCGGGAGGGTGTACGGGCCGGCGCTTACGTGGTGCGGGGCCTGAACGCAGAGGCCATCGACGTGACGCTGGTGGCGACGGGAAGCGAGGTGGCCCTGGCCCTTCGGGCCGCCGATCTGTTGGCGGCCGAGGGCATCCGGGCGCGCGTCGTGTCGGTGCCGTGCCGAGAGCGGTTTGCCGCCATGAGCCGCGAGCAGCGCCGTGCGATCCTGGGCTACCCGCGGCCCTGCGTCGTAGTGGAGGCGGGGGTCGGTTCGGGGTGGGGGTGGCTCGTGGAGGAGGGGGCGGCGCTCGTCGGTGTGGAACGGTTCGGCCAGAGCGCGCCCGCACCCCAGGCGGCGGCTGCCGTGGGACTTACCGCCGAACGGATCGTGCAGGAGGCGCGCCGGCTTGTGGGGCGAAGCTGACCGGATAGAGGCGGGCCTCGCTCACCCGGATGGGCCGGATCACCGCCACGTCGCCCGACCGGCGGGCCTGAAGGGCGAAGTCGAAGAGGTTGAACGCGAGGCACAGCGCCACGTCGGAGGGCGGGAACGGCGGCAGCTCGCCGGCGAGCAGGCCCTGCACACGCCGTGTATGGAAAAGGTCTGCCAGGCGCCGCCCTGCGGGCCACTCCTCCCCCCGCAGGTAGGCCTCGATGGCCTCGGCACAGAGCTCATCCTCGTCCGTCGGCTCTTCCGCCGCCCGGCCCATGGCCACCAGGGTCACCACGGGCGGCGCCAGCCGGCGGATGGCCAGGGCCGTGGCCACCGCGTTGGCCAACGACGCCACAAAGATGCGGCGGGCGCGGCGGCTGTGGATGACCCCCTGCGTACCGGCACCGGTTCGCTGGATGAAGGGCCGCCGGGCCAACTTTAGCCCGCCCGCCACCGCCCGCAGAAGCTCGCTGGGGGAGTTGCCGAGGTCGAAGTCCGGGATCGGCCAGGCTCGCACCTCGCCGGAGAGAACGGCGCGGGGGAGCCGGCGCTTCAGCTGACGCGCGCAGTCAGCGTCGGCCACGGCGACCAGCGGTCTCGCCCCCAGCGCTGCGGCGTAAGCGCAGACGGTGAACGCGCGAAAGACGTCGATGATGATCACCACGCCTTGCGCGGCGCGGGCTCCTTCAAGAAGGCGCAGCCGTCGGATCTCCATGGTCCCCTGGCGCTCCACGATCTGCAGGATACCCTCCGGGCGGGTGCAGGGTGCGGTGGCGGAAACGAAGAATGGCTGTGAATGTTGGAACGGAGGTGGATACGGCGTGGAGCAGCCTGAGCGCCCGGCCCGTCCTTTGCGCGTCCGGCGGGCGGCGGTCATAGGGGCCGGCGTCATGGGCTCCCAGATCGCGGGGTGGCTTGCGAGCCTTGGGATTCCCTGCGAGCTTCTGGACC
This genomic window contains:
- the tkt gene encoding transketolase, coding for MQTATDEVLQRVADTIRALSVDAIESARSGHPGLPLGCAEIGALLFTEFLRHDPQWPQWPDRDRFVLSAGHGSMLLYSLLHLTGYALPMEELERFRQLHSMTPGHPEFGCAPGVETTTGPLGQGFGNAVGMALAEAMLEAAFNRPGAAVVNHRTWVLAGDGDMMEGVSGEAASLAGHLRLGKLKVIYDQNRISIEGSTELAFTEDVARRFEAYGWRVTAVDGHDLGALREAFGWAIADDSRPTLIVARTHLAFKSPKQDQAEAHGAPLGPEAAAALKDRIGFPKEQPFHVPADVRRFFEARRPRWAQASRVWAEQWEAWSRAHPELRRRWDEAMALELPRDLEAALPEFAPGKAIATRTAGGKILQALAQRIPYLVGGSADLAPSTRTYLDGMGSVGPGEFGGRNLHFGVREHAMGAILNGLSLHGGWRPFGSTFLVFSDYMRPPIRLAAMMRQPVIFVFTHDSVYVGEDGPTHQPVEHLEALRAIPGLEVWRPADAAETKEAYLAALARRDGPSALVLTRQDVPVLEIEGDRADARRREGVRAGAYVVRGLNAEAIDVTLVATGSEVALALRAADLLAAEGIRARVVSVPCRERFAAMSREQRRAILGYPRPCVVVEAGVGSGWGWLVEEGAALVGVERFGQSAPAPQAAAAVGLTAERIVQEARRLVGRS
- a CDS encoding 2-phosphosulfolactate phosphatase translates to MERQGTMEIRRLRLLEGARAAQGVVIIIDVFRAFTVCAYAAALGARPLVAVADADCARQLKRRLPRAVLSGEVRAWPIPDFDLGNSPSELLRAVAGGLKLARRPFIQRTGAGTQGVIHSRRARRIFVASLANAVATALAIRRLAPPVVTLVAMGRAAEEPTDEDELCAEAIEAYLRGEEWPAGRRLADLFHTRRVQGLLAGELPPFPPSDVALCLAFNLFDFALQARRSGDVAVIRPIRVSEARLYPVSFAPQAGAPPARSVRR